The genomic window TGTCGTTCAGCCGCAAGCAGGCCCATCTGGAGATGCTCGTGTGGCTCTTCATCCACCGCTACAACGCCTCATTACCATGACCCCACGACCACGCGGGTATGCGGGCCGCTCGGCTGAATTCCAGAAGTTCAGCTCAAAACCGTATTATTCGACGCCGCGTACCCGGCGGCGCTGGTACGCGCCGGTGAGGAGTTCGGTGATGTACTCGCGCGTGAAGGGCATGCCGCTCGCCTCGGCGGCGCTGACTTCGGCGGCGCGGTTGTACGGGAGGCGCACGAACTGGGCGCTGTAGCCCACGCCGTTGGGCGTGTCGGGGAAGTCGAGGATCAGGTAGCAGGAGAGGGTGCTGTCGAGCGGGTTGCCGACCGAGCCGCAGTTGATGAGCGGGAGGCCTTCCACGTCGAGCATCAGGGCCTCGTGGATGTCGGCGTACACGAGGGCGTCCGCCTGCTGGTGCAGGCCGAGGGCGGGGTTGGCTTCGAAGGCCGCGACCTGTTCCTGCAGGCTGCTGTGCGGGTACAGGCGGTGGAAGACGCCGCGGCTGCCGGCGTGCACGAAGCGCCACACCTGCCGCGCGAAGGTTTCCTCGATGCCGTAGGGGAGGTCGGCGAGGTAGCGCAGGTCGGTCGGGGAGAGGAGGCTGCGCGGCCAGAGGTCCTGCGGGCGGTGGCTGGCACCGGCGACGCGGGCGTCCCAGTTGCCCTGGACGACGCGGGTGGCGCAGCTCTGCACCCAGTCGAGGACTTCCTTGGGGCGGGGGCCTTTGCCGACGAGGTCGCCGAGGACCCACATCTCGGTGATGCCGCGCCGCTGCACGTCGGCGTGGACGCTGAGGGTCGCCTCCAGGTTGGCGTGCAGATCGGCGAGGACAGCGAGCTTCATTGCGGGCAGTTTAGCCTGCCGTGCGCGTGCGGGTTGGCGCATCCCCCCCAGTGTGGGCGGGGTGCGGGGGGCCGTTCACTTTGTACCCGACGCCCATTTGTAATCCGTCATACAAGTCAGAATGCGGTGACAGATGCGCCCCGATACTACAGACCGGATGATCATGACTACCCCCCTCCTGCGGTCCCGGCACGGCTTCACTTCACGTGCCGGGGGGGTGAGCGTGGGGCCCTTCGCGGGCCTGAACCTCGACGACCGCCAGGACGACCCGGCCGCCGTCACCGAGAACCGCCGCCGCCTGAGCGCCAGCCTGGGCTTCCGGCCCGAACAGGTGTCGCGGCTCGACCAGGTGCACGGCACGCGCGTCGTGCAGGCCCGCCCCGGCGCGCTGCAGGTCGCGGACGCGCAGGTGACGGCAGACGCGGGCGTGCTGCTCGCCATCGGCACGGCCGACTGTTACCCGCTGCTGCTGGAGGACCCCGAGGCAGGCGTGCTGGGCGCCGCGCACGCCGGGTGGCGCGGCACCGTGCAGGACATCGCGGCCGAAACACTGCGGGCGATGGTGGCGCTCGGCGCCCGGCCCGAACGGGTGCGCGCGGCGGTCGGGCCCGGCATCAGCGCCGAACGCTACCCGGTCGGGCCGGACGTGACGGCCGCCTTCCGGGACGCGGGCCTGCAGGACTACGCGCAGGACGGGCACCTGGACCTGCGCGGCGCGAACCTGCACCTGCTGGAACGCGCGGGCCTGCGCCCCGAACACCTGTGGTCGGCGGACCGCTGCAGCACCGGGGACGACTACTACAGTTACCGCCGCGACGCGGGCGTCACGGGCCGCATGTGGGCCGTGATCGGCACGCCCGGACGGGAGACCGCGTGAGCCGCACGCACCTGCTGCGGCCGCGCGTGATCCTGCCGCACATTCATGACATCACGCCCGACTTCATGGAGGCGCACGGCCTGAAGGGCCTGCTGCTGGACCTCGACAACACCCTCATCCCGTACGGGTCGTACGAGGAGCGGACCGACGTGACCGCCTGGGCGCGCGACCTGCAGACGGCCGGGTACGCGCTGTACCTGCTGTCCAACGCCACCCGCGAACGCGCCCGCATCTGGGCGCAGCGACTCGGCCTGCCGGGCGTGGGCCTCGCCGGAAAGCCCTTCGCCCGCGAGTACCGGCGCGGCCTGAGCGCCGTGGGCCTGCCCGCACACCAGGTGGCGATGGTGGGCGACCAGCTGTTCACGGACGTGCTGGGCGGCAACTGGAGCGGCATGTTCACCGTCATGGTGCGCCCCATCTCCGACAACGCCCTGCCGCACACGCGCCTGACCCGGCGACTGGAACGCCTCGTCCTGAAACGCTACGGCCACGACTGGGCACCCCGCAAGGCCCGGACCGGCACGGACACACCGCTGACTCCGCCGCCCGAGGGCCCGGACGCTACGATCAACCCTGACAGCAGACACGGGAGGAACGACTGATGGCACTTTCTATTGGAGACCGGCGACTGGGCGCGATTCTGCTCGAACAGGGGTACGTGAACGACCTCGACCTGCAGAAGGCACTCGACAAGCACGCCGAGGTGGGTGGACGGCTGGCCGACATCCTGATCGACGGCGGCATGGTCGGGGAGAAACGCATCGCACGGGCCGTGGAGGAAGCGCTCGGTATTCCGCTCGTGAACCTGACGGTCCTCACGCCCGACCCGCGCGCGCTGGGCAGCGTGAAGGCGCAGGTGGCCCTGGCGGCCCTGGCGTTCCCGTTCGCGCTGGAGGGCGACACGCTGCGCGTCGCGTTCGTGGACCCCCTCAACAACCTGAACCTCGAGACGGTGGAGGACGCGAGCGGCCTGAACGTGGAACTGTACCAGGCGCTGCGCGAACAGGTGCAGTGGGCGATCGCCAGCAACTACCCGGAACTGAACCTGGAGGCGGCCGCGCCGCAGGAGGCACAGGACGGCACGGTGTCGCTGCTCGGGCAGCGGCTCGTGTCGCGCGGCATCATCAGCGAGGAACAGCTGATGAGCGCGCTGGAGCAGCAGAAGCAGAGCGGCGAGCCGATCGGGGCGCTGCTCATCAACCTGAAGCTCATCACGGAAGAGCAGCTGTACGAGACGCTGGCCGAGCAGGCCGGGACGGTCTTCGTGCGCAACCCGCGCGACTACGAGCCGCCCGAGGAACTGCTGGGGCTGCTGCTGCGCGCCGACGCGCTGCGCCTGTCGGCCGTGCCGGTCGAGGAGCGCGAGGGCAGCATCACCGTGATCGGCAGCGACCCGCGCCGCCTCGCGGACATCGAGGCGCTGATGGGCAAGCCCGTGCACCTGATGCTGGGCCGCCCGAACGACGTGGAAGCCCTCATCGACCGCTGCTACCCGCAGCGCGGACGGCTCGGCGAGGCGATGGTGCAGCAGGGCTCGCTGTCCCGCTCGCAGCTGCGTGAGGCGCTGCAGGTGCAGGCCCGCAGCGGCAAGGTCAAACCGCTCGGCGAGGTGATCGTGGACCTGGGCTTCGCGGGCAGCGAGGAGATCGACGCGGCCCTGCAGAAGCAGACGTCCGGCGGCGGCCGCCTGGAGGACACGCTCGTGCAGTCCGGGAAGCTCAGCCCGGAGATGCTGGCGCGCAGTCTCGCCGCGCAGCTCGGCTACGAGTTCCTCGACCCGGTCCAGAACCCGCCGGACCCGAAGGTGGCGCTGCTCATCCCGGAAAGCACCGCGCGCCGGTACGTGGTCGTCCCGATGCGCCTGCAGGGCAACTCGCTCGTGGTGGCCATGAAGGACCCGCGCAACGTGTTCGCGCTGGACGACCTGCGCCTCCTGACGGGCCGCGACATCGTGCCTGCCGTGATGGCCGAGAAGGACATCGTCCGGCTGATCGAGCGGTACTTCGGGTCGCAGGACATGGCGGCCCTCAACGAGGAGCTCAGCAAGAACAGCCGCAGCCGCGACAAGGAACGCGAGGCGCAACAGGACCAGACGAACCTCGACGACAACGCCGTGGTGCGCGTGGTGGACAGCATCATCCGCGAGGCGGCGCTGCAGGAGGCGTCCGACATTCACATCGAGCCGACCGAGCACAGCGTCCGCGTGCGCTACCGCGTGGACGGCACGCTGCGCGACCACATGGAACTCCCGAAAGGTTCGGCGCTCAGCGTGCTGGCCCGCATCAAGATCCTGGGTCAGCTGGACATCGCGGAACGCCGCGTCCCTCAGGACGGCCGCGTGCGCTTCAAGAAGGGCAGCATCGACCTGGACCTGCGACTCTCGACGCTGCCCACCCTGTACGGCGAGAAGGCCGTGATGCGCCTCCTGCAGAAGGCCAGCAACATCCCCGAAGTGGAACAGCTGGGCCTGTCGGAGCACAACTTCCAGCGCTTCACGGACCTGATCGAGAAGCCGAACGGCATCCTGCTCATCACGGGACCCACCGGGTCCGGCAAGTCCTTCTCGAGCTTCTCGATCCTGAAACGCATCGCGCGGCCCGAGAAGAACACCACCACCATCGAGGACCCGGTCGAGTACGAGATTCCCGGCATCAACCAGTCGCAGGTGAACCCCGTGGCGGGCATGACCTTCGCGCGCGCGCTGCGCGCCTTCCTGCGACAGGACCCGGACATCATCTTCGTGGGCGAGATCCGGGACGCCGAAACCGCGAAGATCGCGACCGAGGCGGCCCTCACGGGTCACCTGGTGGTGGCGACGCTGCACACCAACGACGCGCCCGGCGCGGTCACGCGCCTGGAGGAGATGGGCGTCGAGAACTTCAACATCGGCGCGGCACTCATCGGCGTGCTGGGGCAGCGTCTCGTGCGCAAGGTCTGCCAGGAGTGCAAGACGCCCACCAACGCCGACCCGGACGTGCTGCGCCGCCTGGGCCTGAACGACAAGGACTTCAAGGGCGCCACCCTGTTCCGCGGGGCGGGCTGCCCGCGCTGCGGCGGCACCGGCTACAAGGGCCGCATGGGCATCCACGAGCTGATGGTGGTGGACGACCCGCTGCGCCGCGCCATCGGCAAGGGCATGAGCGCCAGCGACCTGCGCGACGTGGCCATCGAGAAGAGCGACATGAAGACGCTCCGGATGGACGGCATCGAGAAGGCCATGGCGGGCGTCACCACCTTGGAAGAAGTGCTGGCCGTCACGAGCGTCTGAACTTCCCCCCGTCCGGCGGCCATGCCGCAGGCACCGGACGGGACCCCTGAACCCCTCACCTCACCCGCCCGTCCTCTCCCCCGTTCCCGAAGGAGTACCGTATGCACACCGCGACCGACATCACCGACATCCTGCGTACCGCCGCCGAGAAGAACGCCAGCGACGTGATCCTGACGGTGGGCCTCCCGCCGCAGTTCAAGATTCACGGCGTGTACGGCAGCGAGGACTTCGCCGAACTGAACGCCACCGACACCCGCAAACTGATGTACAGCATGATGAACGAGAAGCAGCAGCGGACCTTCGAGGAGCGCCGCGAACTCGACTTCTCGTTCGCGCTGGGCGAGAAGGCCCGCTTCCGCGTGAACACCTTCATGCAGCGCGGCAACGTGGGCGGCGTGATGCGTCTCATCCCGACCACCATCAAGTCCGTGGGCGACCTGGGCCTCCCGCCGAACGTGGTGGACGTCGCGAACGCGCCGCGCGGACTAGTCCTCGTGACGGGCCCCACCGGGTCCGGCAAGTCCACCACGCTGGCCGCCATGATCGACTACATCAACGCCAACAAGAAGATGCACATCATGACGATCGAGGACCCGATCGAGTTCATGCACACGCACAAGAACAGCATCATCAACCAGCGCGAGGTGGGGAGCGACACCGTCGACTTCCAGAACGCGCTGCGCGCCGTGCTGCGTCAGGCGCCCGACGTGATCCTGGTGGGCGAAATGCGAGACTACGAGACCATCAAGGCCGCCGTGACCGCCGCCGAAACCGGGCACCTCGTGATGGGGACGCTGCACACCAACAGCGCGCCCGAGAGCATCGACCGTATCGTGGACGTGTTCCCGGAAGAGCAGCAGGAGCAGATCCGCGTGCAGCTCGCGAACAACCTCGTGGCCGTCATGACGCAGCAGCTGCTCCCGAAGGTGGACGGTGGGCGCATCCTGGCGTACGAGCTGCTGATCGCGAACCCGGCCGTGCGCGCCCTGATCCGCGAGGGCAAGACGTACCAGATCACGTCCGTGATGCAGACCGGGATGCGCGAGGGCATGGTCACCATGGACGCGTACCTGGCGGGCCTGTTCCGCAAGCGCCTCATCACGCACGAGACGGGCATGGAGCGCGCCGTGGACAGCAAGGAGTTCTCGCGTCTGGCGGCGGACCCGAACGCCGCGAACACCCCGATCGCCGGGATGGGCGGCATGGGTGGGATGGGCGGCATGCCCGCCCGTCCGGCCGCGACGACGCCGGTGTCGCCGAGCGGCAACAACTACGGCCGCCGCTGAGGGCGTCGGTCGGGGGTTAAGGGCGCTTCACGCCGTTCTGCGGGGAGCGCCAGAGTGCGCGGGCATACTCGGGGCATCCGTTCAAGGAGGCTCCAGATGACGAATCCCGCAGATCAGCCCGGTCTTCCCGAAGTTCCGGATCACGTTCCGCCGACCGCTCCTCACCCCATGCCGGAGGAAGCGCCGGGTCACGACGCGCCCGTGCCGGTGTACGATCCGCCCGTGAATCCGGACACGCCGGGCCTGCCGGGCAGCACGCCGACCCCGAACCCGGACACGCCCGGGATCGGGATGCCGGAACCGATGAGCATCTGAGCGCAGATCAGTAGAGGACCGCCCCCGGCCATGATGGTCGGGGGCGGTCTTGTGGTCGGGGGTTCGCGGGGGGCCGCGCGTGCCGGGCTGGAGGACGGGCGCTCTGCTGGCGCTCCCATTCCGGTATGGACATATTACGTCCATTACAGATTAGAAAGATGTGTTTTAACGCCCAGGCGGTCAGCCATTCGGCCTACCCCTCCCGGGTGGCGCGCCACGCCCCTCCCGCCCCATCCTGACGCCATGTCCATCACCGTCCGCCCGGCCACGCCCGCCGACACGCACACGCTCGCCCTGCTCCTGAACAGCGGCCAGGAACCGCACTTCCACACCACCGCCGCACACCTGAACGCCACGCTCGCCCGCACGGCAGGCCATCGGCTGATCAGCGAGCAGGACGGACAGCTCACCGGCAGCCTGAGCCTCAGCTTCCCGGACTTCCACCCGCAGCACGTCTGGGTGAACCTCTGCACGCACCCGGACCACAGAGACCACGGCACCGCCCGCGCCCTGCTGGACGCCGCCCGGCCCGCCATCACGGCCAGCGGCCGCACCCGCCTGTGGACCAGCGTCCGCGCCGACTACCTCGGTACCGGCCCCGACCTGGAGGCCCTCGGGTTCCGGGAAGTGCACCGCACCTTCGGGGGCGGGTTCCGCATGACGGACGCGGCCCACCCCCCCACCCCGGCCGACCGGCTGGAAGCGCGGCTGGCACAGGCGGGCGTGCAGCTGCGACCCGCCGCGCCCCTGCGGCACGACCCGCGCCTCGCGGCCCTGTACGCCGCCCACCACGCGGACAAAATGACGGCCGAACCCACCATTCCCGCCGCCAGCCCCACGCACGACGACCCCGACACGCTGTGGGACGCGGGGTGGGTCGCCGTGCGCGGCGAGGGCACGGTCGACCCGGACGTGGTGGGACTGGCGCTGCCGGAACGCTCCCGGCTGGACGCCTGGAACGCCGTGCTGCTCGTGCGGCCCGGCGAGCGGCGGCAGGGCATCGGGACGGCCCTGCAGGCGCGCGTGTGCGCGTCCCTGCACGCGCAGGGCCTCACGTTCCTGAACACGGCGGGCGTGGGCCGCGACCACGCATACCTGGGCGTCCTGCGGCGCCTGGGCGCGGACATCGAGCCCGCCTGGCTGGCCTTCGAGGCCACCCCGTGAACGCCGGGCCGGACTCCGGCATCACCGTGCGGGACGCCGCCCCGCCGGACGCGCCGCAGCTCGCGCGGCTCCTCACGCTCGCATACCTGCACCAGTGGACGTACACGGCCGAACGCGTCACGGCCCGCCTGCACGCGCCCACCACCGAACGCTTCACCCTGACCGCCGAACAGGCCGGGCAGGTCGTGGCGGGCCTGGACGCCGACCCCTTCCCCACCGCGCCCGGCAGCCTGCGCGTGCAGCTGTACGGCGAGCCCGCCGCGTTCACGCCGCTGTACCTGCAGGCCCTCGCCCGCGCCGGACGGGCCGGGACGCGCAGGCTGCTCAGCGTGGTCCGCGAGGATCACCGTCCGCAGGTCGCGTTCCTGACGGCGGCCGGATGGCGGAACGCGTACCAGTCGTGGGGCGCGCAG from Deinococcus aquiradiocola includes these protein-coding regions:
- a CDS encoding YqeG family HAD IIIA-type phosphatase, which encodes MSRTHLLRPRVILPHIHDITPDFMEAHGLKGLLLDLDNTLIPYGSYEERTDVTAWARDLQTAGYALYLLSNATRERARIWAQRLGLPGVGLAGKPFAREYRRGLSAVGLPAHQVAMVGDQLFTDVLGGNWSGMFTVMVRPISDNALPHTRLTRRLERLVLKRYGHDWAPRKARTGTDTPLTPPPEGPDATINPDSRHGRND
- a CDS encoding type IV pilus twitching motility protein PilT, which gives rise to MHTATDITDILRTAAEKNASDVILTVGLPPQFKIHGVYGSEDFAELNATDTRKLMYSMMNEKQQRTFEERRELDFSFALGEKARFRVNTFMQRGNVGGVMRLIPTTIKSVGDLGLPPNVVDVANAPRGLVLVTGPTGSGKSTTLAAMIDYINANKKMHIMTIEDPIEFMHTHKNSIINQREVGSDTVDFQNALRAVLRQAPDVILVGEMRDYETIKAAVTAAETGHLVMGTLHTNSAPESIDRIVDVFPEEQQEQIRVQLANNLVAVMTQQLLPKVDGGRILAYELLIANPAVRALIREGKTYQITSVMQTGMREGMVTMDAYLAGLFRKRLITHETGMERAVDSKEFSRLAADPNAANTPIAGMGGMGGMGGMPARPAATTPVSPSGNNYGRR
- a CDS encoding type II/IV secretion system protein: MALSIGDRRLGAILLEQGYVNDLDLQKALDKHAEVGGRLADILIDGGMVGEKRIARAVEEALGIPLVNLTVLTPDPRALGSVKAQVALAALAFPFALEGDTLRVAFVDPLNNLNLETVEDASGLNVELYQALREQVQWAIASNYPELNLEAAAPQEAQDGTVSLLGQRLVSRGIISEEQLMSALEQQKQSGEPIGALLINLKLITEEQLYETLAEQAGTVFVRNPRDYEPPEELLGLLLRADALRLSAVPVEEREGSITVIGSDPRRLADIEALMGKPVHLMLGRPNDVEALIDRCYPQRGRLGEAMVQQGSLSRSQLREALQVQARSGKVKPLGEVIVDLGFAGSEEIDAALQKQTSGGGRLEDTLVQSGKLSPEMLARSLAAQLGYEFLDPVQNPPDPKVALLIPESTARRYVVVPMRLQGNSLVVAMKDPRNVFALDDLRLLTGRDIVPAVMAEKDIVRLIERYFGSQDMAALNEELSKNSRSRDKEREAQQDQTNLDDNAVVRVVDSIIREAALQEASDIHIEPTEHSVRVRYRVDGTLRDHMELPKGSALSVLARIKILGQLDIAERRVPQDGRVRFKKGSIDLDLRLSTLPTLYGEKAVMRLLQKASNIPEVEQLGLSEHNFQRFTDLIEKPNGILLITGPTGSGKSFSSFSILKRIARPEKNTTTIEDPVEYEIPGINQSQVNPVAGMTFARALRAFLRQDPDIIFVGEIRDAETAKIATEAALTGHLVVATLHTNDAPGAVTRLEEMGVENFNIGAALIGVLGQRLVRKVCQECKTPTNADPDVLRRLGLNDKDFKGATLFRGAGCPRCGGTGYKGRMGIHELMVVDDPLRRAIGKGMSASDLRDVAIEKSDMKTLRMDGIEKAMAGVTTLEEVLAVTSV
- a CDS encoding GNAT family N-acetyltransferase; translation: MSITVRPATPADTHTLALLLNSGQEPHFHTTAAHLNATLARTAGHRLISEQDGQLTGSLSLSFPDFHPQHVWVNLCTHPDHRDHGTARALLDAARPAITASGRTRLWTSVRADYLGTGPDLEALGFREVHRTFGGGFRMTDAAHPPTPADRLEARLAQAGVQLRPAAPLRHDPRLAALYAAHHADKMTAEPTIPAASPTHDDPDTLWDAGWVAVRGEGTVDPDVVGLALPERSRLDAWNAVLLVRPGERRQGIGTALQARVCASLHAQGLTFLNTAGVGRDHAYLGVLRRLGADIEPAWLAFEATP
- a CDS encoding polyphenol oxidase family protein; amino-acid sequence: MTTPLLRSRHGFTSRAGGVSVGPFAGLNLDDRQDDPAAVTENRRRLSASLGFRPEQVSRLDQVHGTRVVQARPGALQVADAQVTADAGVLLAIGTADCYPLLLEDPEAGVLGAAHAGWRGTVQDIAAETLRAMVALGARPERVRAAVGPGISAERYPVGPDVTAAFRDAGLQDYAQDGHLDLRGANLHLLERAGLRPEHLWSADRCSTGDDYYSYRRDAGVTGRMWAVIGTPGRETA
- a CDS encoding metallophosphoesterase family protein produces the protein MKLAVLADLHANLEATLSVHADVQRRGITEMWVLGDLVGKGPRPKEVLDWVQSCATRVVQGNWDARVAGASHRPQDLWPRSLLSPTDLRYLADLPYGIEETFARQVWRFVHAGSRGVFHRLYPHSSLQEQVAAFEANPALGLHQQADALVYADIHEALMLDVEGLPLINCGSVGNPLDSTLSCYLILDFPDTPNGVGYSAQFVRLPYNRAAEVSAAEASGMPFTREYITELLTGAYQRRRVRGVE